In one Alnus glutinosa chromosome 12, dhAlnGlut1.1, whole genome shotgun sequence genomic region, the following are encoded:
- the LOC133852596 gene encoding uncharacterized protein LOC133852596 codes for MLKPWEKEDERASSCVMKPRILSWNVRGLNKKNKRLRISNLLRDWKADIICFQETKIHGISSSFVRSLWGCNHVDWCCLDSCGASGGILIMWDNRVVEKVDVCLGVFTLAVSFRNVVDRFFWAFAGVYGPNSDMDRSLLWDELAGILSWWSLSWCIGGDFNVARFPSERSGDGSRSAMREFSDFISEMGIMDFPLAGGAFTWSRTFDPPVWSRIDRFLVSPDWEARFPLKAEGFVGKVKHLWDSYSFQGTPSFALACKLKVLKKDLKIWNEEVFGEVERNKMKLFEEIQPFDAIAESRALVVEELQKKTEIVREIERCSLLEEIEIGDHVVEFYQKLFHEPSRWRPRVDGISFDSILDSDASWLERAFEEEEVKKVVSVLNGDKAPGPDSFSLAFFQACWDVVRVDIMKVFDEFHARGLFEKSLNASFISLIPKVPKANSIKDFRPISLLRNLRSLFLLFEAASGLKVNLAKSNLIPVGHVDQAERLADILGCGFATLPVKYLGLPLGASYKSTHIWDGVVEKIDRRLASWKRMYLSKGGRVTFIKSTLANVPTYFLSLFHLPRSVAARLEKLQRDFLWRGLGEESKFHLGDLWQLHFKAGVCKCFHAAAAYISDT; via the exons GCTTTGTGCGTAGTCTCTGGGGCTGcaatcatgtggattggtgttgtctAGACTCCTGTGGGGCATCGGGAGGTATTTTGATCATGTGGGATAatagggtggtggagaaagttgATGTGTGTTTGGGAGTTTTTACGCTCGCTGTTTCCTTTAGGAATGTAGTGGATCGTTTCTTCTGGGCTTTCGCAGGTGTTTACGGTCCGAATTCTGATATGGATAGGAGTTTGctctgggatgagttggctgggattcttagttggtggagcttgTCGTGGTGTATAGGAGGCGATTTCAATGTTGCTCGTTTCCCTAGTGAAAGGTCTGGTGACGGTAGTAGGTCTGCTATGAGAGAGTTCTCTGATTTTATCTCTGAGATGGGTATCATGGATTTTCCTCTTGCTGGGGGTGCTTTTACTTGGTCACGTACTTTTGATCCCCCTGTGTGGTCTAGGATTGATCGTTTTCTAGTCTCCCCTGATTGGGAAGCTCGGTTTCCT CTTAAAGCAGAAGGATTTGTGGGGAAGGTGAAACATTTGTGGGATTCTTACTCGTTTCAAGGTACTCCTAGTTTTGCCTTAGCTTGTAAACTAAAGGTATTGAAAAAGGATTTGAAGATTtggaatgaagaggtttttggtgAGGTAGAGAGGAACAAGATGAAGTTGTTTGAAGAAATTCAGCCTTTTGATGCTATTGCAGAAAGTAGGGCTTTAGTTGTGGAAGAGCTTCAGAAGAAGACAGAGATCgtcagagagatagagaggtgttctcttttggaggag ATAGAAATTGGCGATCACGTGGTTGAGTTCTATCAAAAGCTATTTCATGAGCCGAGTAGGTGgaggcctagggtggatggtatttcctttgattctattttagATTCTGATGCCAGCTGGTTGGAGAGAGCGTTCGAAGAGGAGGAGGTCAAGAAGGTAGTGTCAGTtttgaatggtgataaggcacCGGGTCCGGATAGCTTTTCTTTGGCCTTCTTCCAAGCGTGCTGGGATGTCGTGAGAGTGGACATTATGAAGGTTTTTGATGAATTTCATGCCAGAGGTCTGTTTGAGAAGAGCCTGAATGCTtcgtttatttctcttattccgaAGGTTCCAAAGGCTAACTCCATCAAAGATTTCcggcctattagtttg TTACGTAATTTGAGGAGTCTCTTCCTCCTGTTTGAAGCAGCTTCGGggttgaaggttaatttggctaagtctaATTTAATTCCAGTGGGGCATGTTGATCAAGCGGAAAGGCTAGCCGACATTTTAGGGTGTGGGTTTGCCACTTTGCCGgttaagtatcttggtcttcctttgggggcctCCTATAAGTCCACGCATATTTGGGACGGGGTTGTTGAGAAGATTGATCGtcgtttggctagttggaaaaggatgTATCTctctaagggtggtagagtaACCTTTATTAAGAGTACCTTAGCCAATGTGCCTACTTACTTTTTGTCTCTGTTCCATCTCCCGAGGAGTGTTGCCGCTCGCTTAGAGAAGCTACAACGGGATTTTCTTTGGCGTGGTTTGGGTGAAGAATCTAAATTTCACTTG GGAGACCTCTGGCAGCTTCATTTCAAAGCTGGAGTCTGCAAGTGCTTCCATGCTGCAGCAGCATATATTTCAGACACCTAG